Genomic window (Fibrobacter sp. UBA4297):
TGCTCCGTCAACGGGCTTGTTCATTTTAAGTACAGTCCCTTAATGAAAAAGAGCATCCGTTGCAAGGGCGGTTTTCTGTTTGGGCACCCGGAAGTATTGCTCCCTGCATACATGAAAGCCCCTGAATTTGCGGCTGCGCGAGAGCTGGCAGCGGAGTGGGCTGAACATGCCATACGCCGTAAAACGCAGAAGAACAAGGCTATTATTAAGGACTTGGTCAATCGCTTTTGGCAGACTGTAGATCAGGTGTTTACAGACAAAGGTGAAAAACCGCTGGCAAGCAAGGGAAGGCTTCCGCCGATTCGTCCGCAAGGGGCGCACCACAATTTGACCGATGTGCTTGCCGCCATCAACAACACTTATTTTAACGGGGAACTCACTTGTCGAATCACCTGGAGCAATCGCGTAGGCGGACTCAGTTTCCATTCCGTGCGCAAGGACCCGGTGACCGGTGAAGATTTCCACCTGATAAGCATTAGTCGCGGGTACGATGCTGCAAATTGTCCTTTGTACGCAATCGCAGGTGTCGTCTATCACGAGTGCTTGCATATCGTGATCCCTGTCGAAGAACGTGAGGGACGCCGCATTGTGCATGGGCGAGAATTTCGTCAACGCGAAAAACGCTATATCTACTATGACGAATGGATCAAGTGGCACAAGGAGGTGCTGCCGCGCAACATCCGCGCCATGCGGCATCACAAGGCTATTTAGAACTTAGCTCGCTTCGCTCTTAGAACTTAGAGCTTAGAACTTAGAGCTTAGAACTTAGAACTTAGAACTTAGAACTTAGAACTTAGAACTTAGAACTTAGAACTTAGAACTTAGAACTTAGAACTTAGAACTTAGAACATTGCTCTTCTCTCTAAGCTCTGCCAACTAAGCTCTGCCAATTAAGTTCTGCCAACTAAGTTCTGCCGACTAAGTTCTGCCGACTTAATCAAATAATTCTTGAATTTTCTGGAATATATGGCTTAAGACACCGGTAGAGTCGCCGATTTTTTCGATGGAATGCTTTGGCGTGTGCACGACAATCACGGATTCGTTCTTGTCGTATGGAATCGAGAAATCTATAGAATTGCTGCGTTCTTCGGTAATGCTGATGGCTGCGATGCAGAGGTCGGTCTTTTCGTTCACGAGAGACGGGATAAGCACGTCAAAGTTCATGTCCGCAAACTTGATGTTCTTGTTCAGCATCTTGCCGATTGTGTACATGATGTCGATATCGATGCCCGAAAGTTCGCCCCACTGGTAAAATTCGTAAGGGGCGTAGAGCGCTTCTGTTCCGACGATAAGCGTGTCGCTGCCGACCCAGTCCTGCTTCATCACCCTGACGGCGGCCTTGTTCTTGGACCACTTGTCCTTAATCTTCTGGATTTCGCCTTTCTTTTGCAGAATGCTAATACAGGAGTCGATGCTTGCTTTGAGCGGGCTGTTCTTGCCCATGGCGATGCCGAATTCGTCCTTGTTCAAGCGGTCTTTGAGAATCGAGAAATCTGAATGGTGTCTGAGAATTGATTCGGCAACGGAATAGTCTACAGCGATTCCGTCGATATCGCGATTGTCCAATGCTTTTGTCATTTCGGGAATGTTTGTGAAGTACTGGATGCGCGGGAGCTTGATGAACTGCTGGACCTGCTCGTCGAGGGTTGTGCCTGTTTGAACCCCGACAAATTTACCGGACAAATCGGACAACTTGTAAATTTCGTCAGGCTTCTTGGGTTCAAGGTAAGTCATTTTTGGAACCTTGCTCAAAGTCGGTTCCTTATTGAAATCGTTGCGAACGACAAAGGTCGACTTAGCAATGTAGTATGGTTTTGAAAAATCTATGTCGTCCTGGAACCGTTCGTTTTTGTTGAATGCCGAGATGATAAGGTCTGCTTCGTTCTTCTTGAGGGCGGTGATTAGCTTGTTCCGGTCCTTTTTGATGATTGATGTCTTGATGTTCAGTTTCTCTCCGAGCAGTTTAGCAATGTCCATGTCGATGCCGACGATTTGATTGTCGCTTGTGAAGGAGAATGGCGGAACATCGGCGGATGTTGCAATCCTTAAAACTTGTTCGGACTCGAATTCCTTTGCGGGAATGAGCGAAATCTTGTTTACGTTGTTGTTCCAGTGCTCGTTGAGTTCGTTGAGCGAGCCGGCGGCGTTCAGGCTGTCGATAAGCCTGTTGATGATGCCTTTCAAGTCCGGGATGGCGCTATGCTTGTTCATGCCGATGACGAACTCTTCGGTGGCGGCGATATCATTTTCGATAACGGTAAGACCGCTCATGCTGTCGTTGAAGGTGTGGTGGAGGACTGTCTCGTTGTAAGCGAGAACGTCGATGTCGCCCACCTGGAGGGCAAAGTAGGCGGTTATCAGGTCCGGGTAGGTCTTGATTCTTGCTTTGGGAACCTTCGTGCTGATGATGTTTTGCAAGTCGGAGATTTCTTCGACCCCGATGGTGTAGTTAGATGTATTGGCTTGGGAAATCGAAGCTAGGGGTTCCTTGGTAAAACCTTTACAACCAGTGCAAATGGCAAAAAAT
Coding sequences:
- a CDS encoding transporter substrate-binding domain-containing protein, with protein sequence MSRLPATLFILFGAFFAICTGCKGFTKEPLASISQANTSNYTIGVEEISDLQNIISTKVPKARIKTYPDLITAYFALQVGDIDVLAYNETVLHHTFNDSMSGLTVIENDIAATEEFVIGMNKHSAIPDLKGIINRLIDSLNAAGSLNELNEHWNNNVNKISLIPAKEFESEQVLRIATSADVPPFSFTSDNQIVGIDMDIAKLLGEKLNIKTSIIKKDRNKLITALKKNEADLIISAFNKNERFQDDIDFSKPYYIAKSTFVVRNDFNKEPTLSKVPKMTYLEPKKPDEIYKLSDLSGKFVGVQTGTTLDEQVQQFIKLPRIQYFTNIPEMTKALDNRDIDGIAVDYSVAESILRHHSDFSILKDRLNKDEFGIAMGKNSPLKASIDSCISILQKKGEIQKIKDKWSKNKAAVRVMKQDWVGSDTLIVGTEALYAPYEFYQWGELSGIDIDIMYTIGKMLNKNIKFADMNFDVLIPSLVNEKTDLCIAAISITEERSNSIDFSIPYDKNESVIVVHTPKHSIEKIGDSTGVLSHIFQKIQELFD